A genomic segment from Arcobacter acticola encodes:
- a CDS encoding NifB/NifX family molybdenum-iron cluster-binding protein yields the protein MKIAFASKDNIYVNQHFGWCKEFYIYEILENDYNFIKSVDSSLEIDDEIEKLTYKIECLEDSDILYVQQIGPKASRMVQSCKIFPMQSSRENEKIEDILNQLIKMKSNPPIWMRRLLENES from the coding sequence ATGAAAATTGCATTTGCTTCAAAAGATAACATATATGTAAATCAGCATTTTGGTTGGTGTAAAGAGTTTTATATTTATGAGATTTTAGAAAATGATTACAATTTTATAAAGTCTGTTGATTCTTCACTTGAAATTGATGATGAAATAGAAAAACTAACTTACAAAATTGAATGCCTAGAAGATAGCGATATATTATATGTTCAACAAATTGGTCCAAAAGCTTCACGAATGGTGCAATCTTGTAAGATTTTTCCAATGCAATCAAGTCGTGAAAATGAAAAGATAGAAGATATTTTAAATCAATTAATTAAAATGAAATCTAATCCTCCTATTTGGATGAGAAGGTTACTAGAAAATGAATCATAA
- the nifB gene encoding nitrogenase cofactor biosynthesis protein NifB translates to MSCSCTSSSSQESIQEEVMAKINNHPCYSEGAHQHYARIHVAVAPACNIQCNYCNRKYDCSNESRPGVTSSKLQPEEAVKKILFVGGEIQQLSVVGIAGPGDALANPEKTFKTFKMLYEKAPDLKMCLSTNGLMLPDYVDKIQQYNVDHVTVTINSVDETGEVGSRIYPWILWNHKKVFGKEAAKILLQRQLEGIKMLTDRGILVKANSVLIPGVNDQELPNVAKKLKELGVFLHNIMPLLSKEEYGTYYGLNGQSSATDQEVMAAQEACGMDMKLMSHCRQCRADAVGLIGEDRGEEFTNDTFVNMDWEDLTKKYDINARAQKHQVIENWRAALEVANEKVKIAQASKEQLSSTGETKLVAVTTAGEGTINLHFGNAKEFLIYEAGDKAIKFVMHRKVENPYCKGPEDCDGSYPIEEIKNTLKDVDLLLTEKIGGCPQDELASINLISDDSYALQPIEKSVFAAVQKYFYSNKEKSEKELG, encoded by the coding sequence ATGAGTTGTTCGTGTACTTCAAGTAGTTCTCAAGAATCAATCCAAGAAGAGGTAATGGCAAAGATTAATAATCACCCTTGTTATAGTGAAGGTGCTCACCAACACTATGCGAGAATCCATGTGGCCGTTGCACCTGCTTGTAATATTCAATGTAACTACTGTAATAGAAAATATGATTGTTCAAATGAAAGCAGACCAGGAGTAACATCTTCTAAATTACAACCTGAGGAAGCAGTTAAGAAGATTTTATTTGTAGGTGGAGAAATTCAACAATTGTCAGTTGTAGGAATTGCTGGACCTGGTGACGCGTTAGCAAATCCTGAAAAAACTTTTAAAACTTTTAAAATGCTATATGAAAAAGCACCGGATTTAAAAATGTGTTTATCTACAAATGGACTTATGCTTCCTGATTATGTTGATAAAATCCAACAATATAATGTTGACCACGTTACTGTTACAATTAATTCAGTTGATGAAACAGGTGAAGTTGGTTCTAGAATTTATCCTTGGATTTTATGGAATCATAAAAAAGTATTTGGAAAAGAAGCAGCAAAAATTCTTCTACAAAGACAACTTGAGGGAATCAAGATGTTAACAGACAGAGGAATTTTAGTTAAAGCAAACTCTGTTTTAATTCCAGGTGTAAATGATCAAGAATTACCAAATGTTGCTAAAAAACTAAAAGAGTTAGGTGTATTTCTACATAATATCATGCCACTATTATCAAAAGAAGAGTATGGGACTTATTATGGATTAAATGGACAATCAAGTGCTACTGATCAAGAAGTTATGGCAGCACAAGAAGCTTGTGGAATGGATATGAAACTTATGTCTCACTGTAGACAGTGTCGAGCTGATGCTGTTGGATTAATTGGCGAAGATAGAGGTGAAGAGTTTACAAATGATACTTTTGTAAATATGGACTGGGAAGATTTAACTAAAAAATATGATATTAATGCACGTGCACAAAAACATCAAGTTATTGAAAACTGGAGAGCAGCTTTAGAAGTTGCAAATGAAAAAGTAAAAATTGCACAAGCTTCTAAAGAACAATTGAGTTCAACAGGTGAAACAAAACTTGTAGCTGTTACAACAGCTGGTGAGGGAACTATCAATTTACACTTTGGTAATGCAAAAGAGTTCTTAATCTATGAAGCTGGTGATAAAGCAATAAAATTTGTAATGCACAGAAAAGTAGAAAATCCATATTGTAAAGGACCCGAAGATTGTGATGGTTCTTATCCAATTGAAGAGATTAAAAACACTCTAAAAGATGTGGATTTATTATTAACAGAAAAAATTGGTGGATGCCCACAAGATGAGTTAGCTAGTATTAATTTAATTAGTGATGATTCTTATGCTCTTCAACCAATTGAAAAATCAGTTTTCGCAGCTGTTCAAAAATATTTTTATTCAAATAAAGAAAAATCTGAAAAAGAGTTAGGGTAA
- a CDS encoding type II toxin-antitoxin system RelE/ParE family toxin — protein sequence MKPLSFHPEIAIDIKGSYNWYEKQLEGLGKEFLYELENGFEAIQNFPNAWANYQYDFKRYILNKFPFSIIYKESNEEIFIIVVMHNSRKPNYWADRII from the coding sequence ATGAAACCATTATCTTTTCACCCTGAAATTGCAATAGATATTAAAGGCTCATATAATTGGTATGAAAAGCAACTTGAGGGATTAGGAAAAGAGTTCTTATATGAGCTAGAAAATGGTTTTGAAGCTATTCAAAACTTTCCAAATGCATGGGCTAATTACCAATATGATTTTAAAAGATATATCCTAAATAAATTCCCTTTCTCCATAATATACAAAGAATCAAATGAAGAAATATTTATAATTGTAGTTATGCATAACAGTAGAAAACCAAATTATTGGGCTGATAGAATAATTTAA
- a CDS encoding FprA family A-type flavoprotein, producing the protein MNHNKPIEIVDNIFFIGAFDPDIRTFDIIMKTANGSSYNAYLIKTEEGVIIVDTVKLEYQNEFFAKIEQLCSYDEIKYVISHHLEPDHAGAIPELIKRASQAKVLISPQATPMLKAITDKDDIDFESVWTNKTLTLGSKTIKFLTTPYLHWPETMSSYVVEDRLLFSGDVFGSHYYDKRLFDDLVGDFSYSFKYYYDHIMRPFKTYVLNALKLYDKLDINIIATLHGPIIREKPYKYIELYRKWSLDRPDNISSNNKIISIFYLTSYKNTRDMAESIFDGAESVKTIRASLYDLASIEEQNMINILEESDGILIGTPTINADAPKPVWDLLSCMMYLEKKGKTGHSFGSYGWSGEAPKMILDRMKSLHFRVPPMESMKIRLIPTKDELKNCYNFGREFAEIVNGKMIEIDMN; encoded by the coding sequence ATGAATCATAATAAACCTATTGAAATAGTAGATAATATCTTTTTTATTGGGGCATTTGATCCTGATATTAGAACCTTTGATATCATAATGAAAACAGCAAATGGCTCTTCTTATAATGCTTATTTAATTAAAACCGAGGAAGGTGTAATTATTGTTGATACTGTAAAACTAGAATATCAAAATGAATTTTTTGCAAAAATAGAACAACTTTGCAGCTATGATGAAATTAAATATGTAATTTCCCATCATTTAGAACCAGATCACGCAGGTGCAATTCCTGAACTAATAAAAAGAGCATCCCAAGCAAAAGTTTTAATCTCTCCCCAAGCAACACCTATGTTAAAAGCAATTACGGATAAAGATGATATTGATTTTGAATCAGTTTGGACAAATAAAACTTTGACCTTAGGAAGTAAAACAATTAAATTTTTAACAACCCCCTATTTACACTGGCCTGAAACTATGAGCTCCTATGTTGTAGAAGATAGATTACTTTTTTCAGGGGATGTATTTGGTAGCCACTATTATGATAAAAGGTTATTTGATGATTTGGTAGGCGATTTCTCTTATTCATTTAAATATTATTATGACCATATTATGAGACCTTTTAAAACATATGTTTTAAATGCTTTAAAATTGTATGATAAGCTTGATATTAATATAATTGCAACTTTACATGGACCAATCATAAGAGAAAAGCCATATAAATACATTGAGCTTTATAGAAAATGGAGTTTAGATAGACCTGATAATATAAGTTCAAACAATAAAATCATCTCTATTTTTTATCTAACTAGTTATAAAAATACAAGAGATATGGCAGAATCTATTTTTGATGGAGCTGAAAGTGTAAAAACAATAAGAGCTAGTCTTTATGATTTAGCTTCAATTGAAGAGCAAAATATGATAAATATTCTTGAAGAGAGTGATGGAATACTAATAGGAACGCCAACAATTAACGCAGATGCCCCAAAACCTGTATGGGATTTACTCTCTTGTATGATGTATTTAGAAAAAAAAGGTAAAACAGGACACTCTTTTGGATCTTATGGATGGAGTGGAGAAGCACCAAAAATGATACTTGATAGGATGAAATCGTTACATTTTAGGGTACCTCCAATGGAATCTATGAAAATAAGACTCATTCCAACCAAGGATGAATTAAAAAACTGCTATAATTTTGGTAGAGAATTTGCAGAGATTGTAAATGGAAAAATGATAGAAATAGATATGAACTAA
- a CDS encoding NifB/NifX family molybdenum-iron cluster-binding protein: MIAIPLEKNESTVISSLYGNSPYFALLNEETGTFKVVVNKGCGDGIETAKFISEQKVDSTFFYHMGEGVYNFLQSNGLKVYSSFKNYLSIDEIYFQFLDNRCKEVTKSNSSVLLDSGITSCTCSYDTK, from the coding sequence GTGATAGCAATACCTTTAGAAAAGAATGAGTCAACTGTAATTTCAAGTTTATATGGAAATTCTCCATATTTTGCATTATTAAATGAAGAAACAGGAACTTTCAAAGTTGTTGTTAACAAGGGCTGTGGTGATGGAATTGAAACTGCAAAGTTTATTTCAGAACAAAAAGTTGATAGTACATTTTTTTATCATATGGGAGAAGGTGTTTATAATTTCCTTCAAAGTAATGGACTAAAAGTTTATAGTTCTTTTAAAAACTATTTGAGTATTGATGAAATTTATTTTCAATTTTTAGACAATAGATGCAAAGAAGTTACAAAATCTAATAGTTCAGTACTTTTGGATTCAGGTATTACAAGTTGTACTTGTTCTTATGACACAAAATAA
- a CDS encoding LysR family transcriptional regulator, protein MDLNLLRVFVSVANKKSISLASNELKCAQSNVTSRIKQLEKTMDLTLFHRVPKGVILTEHGERFYPKALEIIHKMEDALFSLKDNEKIGQLKVGSTECNAVVRISPFLIKLHEDFPQMQLELFTGTTKSVTEQILDYQVDIAFISGEPKSDKLMVLRKIEEEIAILEPNSSNVPNVTLTFKEGCVYDEFLKNYYEEKNIFVEKSLSFGSLETILSCVKVGMGKTLLPMSIVKKMGYDKDIKITVLDKKEANIPTCLVCRKDYIPSISEYLKKLDLEN, encoded by the coding sequence ATGGATTTAAATTTATTAAGAGTTTTTGTAAGTGTTGCAAATAAAAAAAGTATCTCACTTGCGTCAAATGAACTAAAGTGTGCCCAATCAAACGTAACTTCAAGAATAAAACAACTGGAAAAAACTATGGATTTAACTCTATTTCATAGGGTTCCAAAGGGTGTTATTTTAACAGAACATGGAGAAAGATTTTATCCAAAAGCATTAGAAATCATTCATAAAATGGAAGATGCTTTATTTTCACTAAAAGATAATGAAAAAATAGGGCAGTTAAAAGTAGGTTCAACAGAGTGTAATGCGGTTGTTAGAATATCTCCTTTTTTAATTAAACTACATGAAGATTTTCCTCAAATGCAACTTGAACTTTTTACGGGTACTACAAAAAGTGTAACTGAGCAGATTTTAGATTATCAAGTTGATATTGCTTTTATTAGTGGTGAACCTAAAAGTGATAAATTAATGGTTTTGAGAAAAATTGAAGAAGAAATAGCAATACTAGAACCAAACTCTTCAAATGTTCCAAATGTAACTCTAACTTTTAAAGAGGGTTGTGTTTATGATGAATTTTTAAAAAACTATTATGAAGAAAAAAATATTTTTGTAGAAAAGAGTTTATCCTTTGGAAGTTTAGAAACTATTTTATCATGTGTAAAAGTAGGGATGGGAAAAACTTTGCTTCCTATGAGTATTGTTAAAAAAATGGGTTATGATAAAGATATAAAAATAACTGTGTTAGATAAAAAAGAAGCAAATATTCCAACTTGCTTAGTTTGTAGAAAGGATTATATTCCTTCTATTTCTGAGTATTTAAAGAAACTAGACTTAGAAAATTAA
- the nifV gene encoding homocitrate synthase, with translation MSIINDTTLRDGEQTPYVAFNTKEKLKIARLLYEAGADELEVGIPAMGKKEQDDLKEILALNLPIPIMSWNRATMGDLDASLKCGLKAVDLSIPVSDILIDIKFGGDKTRLLKQLEEVILQAKKENLFVCIGGEDSSRANNSFLKEIMTLGAELGANRFRYCDTVGILTPHKTYENIKDLSSSNLLDIEMHTHNDFGMATANAIAGYEAGAYSSNTTVIGIGERAGNASFEQVLMSLRLLGKEININSKALKSLIKTVSSASHRRVDTNLPIVGKNIFSHESGIHVNGMMKSKNAYEPFNPEELGLKRSFPIGKHSGSSTLIYHLKSIGIEPNIQIVQKLLPKIREIVTNRKKVLSTNELKELYLCSLDI, from the coding sequence ATGTCAATTATTAATGATACAACTTTAAGAGATGGTGAACAAACGCCATACGTAGCTTTTAACACTAAAGAGAAACTTAAAATAGCAAGGCTTTTATATGAAGCTGGTGCTGATGAATTAGAAGTTGGAATTCCTGCAATGGGGAAAAAAGAGCAAGATGATTTAAAAGAGATTCTTGCCCTTAATTTACCTATCCCAATTATGAGTTGGAACCGAGCTACTATGGGTGATTTAGACGCTTCTTTAAAGTGTGGATTAAAAGCGGTTGACTTATCTATACCTGTTTCTGATATTTTGATTGATATTAAATTTGGTGGAGATAAAACAAGATTATTAAAACAACTTGAAGAGGTAATTTTACAAGCCAAAAAAGAAAATTTATTTGTTTGTATTGGTGGTGAAGATTCAAGTCGCGCGAACAACTCTTTTTTAAAAGAGATTATGACATTAGGAGCTGAACTTGGTGCAAATAGATTTAGATATTGTGACACGGTTGGTATTTTAACACCTCATAAAACTTATGAGAATATCAAAGATTTAAGTTCTTCGAATCTTTTAGATATAGAAATGCATACTCACAATGACTTTGGAATGGCAACTGCAAATGCAATTGCAGGATATGAAGCAGGAGCATACAGCTCTAATACTACGGTTATTGGTATTGGTGAGAGAGCTGGAAATGCTAGTTTTGAGCAAGTATTAATGTCTTTGAGACTTTTGGGAAAAGAGATTAATATCAATTCAAAAGCTTTAAAATCTCTTATTAAAACTGTAAGTAGTGCTTCTCATAGAAGAGTTGATACTAACTTACCAATTGTCGGTAAAAACATATTTTCACATGAATCTGGAATTCATGTAAATGGCATGATGAAATCAAAAAATGCTTATGAGCCTTTTAATCCTGAAGAGTTAGGTCTTAAAAGAAGTTTTCCAATAGGAAAACACTCAGGTAGCTCAACTTTGATTTATCATCTTAAATCTATTGGGATAGAACCCAATATTCAAATCGTACAAAAACTACTTCCAAAAATTAGAGAAATAGTAACTAATAGAAAAAAAGTATTAAGTACAAATGAATTAAAAGAGTTATACCTATGTTCCTTGGATATTTAA
- a CDS encoding leucine-rich repeat domain-containing protein, with translation MKADIDNFVKWIRANGLTPIMSVFEDDLELLTHLDLSKRNLKDLPESIGVLKNLSVLKLSNNRIRRLPKAIGELKKLRNLQCENNLIEELPSTIGNLSNLMILNLNVNRIKKLPKEFYNLTSLTRLTLAANRIEYLDEDFSKLSKLLYLSLETNELDELPDVFAQMKQLYYLDLSFNHLTELPSSLSSIKELETLILEGNSLRKLPSLESHDMLIKLDLSDNLLKSLDFDLSKLEDLKILFLDNNLLIELPSKICDLKNLTDLSVSSNHLEYLPELIGKLDKLQELDVEDNQLDSLPDSIDNLKNLRNLFIANNNGLKRPTSLCLEFCDIR, from the coding sequence ATGAAAGCAGATATTGACAATTTTGTAAAATGGATTAGAGCAAATGGTTTAACACCAATAATGTCAGTTTTTGAAGATGATTTAGAACTATTAACTCATTTGGATTTATCAAAAAGAAACTTAAAAGATTTACCTGAGTCAATTGGAGTTTTAAAAAATCTTAGTGTTTTAAAACTTTCAAATAATAGAATCAGAAGATTGCCAAAGGCCATTGGAGAGTTAAAGAAATTAAGAAATTTACAATGTGAAAACAACTTAATTGAAGAGTTGCCTTCAACAATAGGAAATTTATCTAATTTAATGATTTTAAATTTGAATGTAAATAGAATAAAAAAATTGCCAAAAGAGTTTTATAATCTAACTTCACTTACTAGATTAACACTTGCTGCAAATAGAATTGAATATTTGGATGAAGATTTCTCAAAGTTATCAAAACTTTTATATTTATCTTTAGAAACCAATGAATTAGATGAGTTACCTGATGTTTTTGCACAGATGAAACAGCTTTATTACTTAGATTTATCATTTAATCATTTAACTGAACTGCCCTCTTCTTTATCAAGTATTAAAGAGTTAGAAACTCTAATTTTAGAAGGTAATAGCTTAAGAAAACTACCTTCATTGGAGTCTCATGATATGCTTATAAAACTTGATTTGAGTGATAATTTATTAAAATCTTTAGATTTTGACCTTAGTAAATTAGAGGATTTAAAAATCCTATTTTTAGATAACAATCTTTTGATTGAGTTACCTTCTAAAATTTGTGATTTAAAAAATCTAACAGATTTATCTGTTAGCTCTAATCACTTAGAATATTTACCTGAATTAATTGGAAAATTAGACAAATTACAAGAGTTGGATGTTGAAGATAATCAATTAGATTCTTTACCAGATTCAATAGATAATTTAAAGAATTTGAGAAATCTTTTTATAGCAAACAATAATGGTTTAAAAAGACCAACTTCTCTTTGCCTTGAATTTTGCGATATTAGATAG
- a CDS encoding addiction module protein, producing the protein MTKIMNRVLQDIQILSSNEKNDLMKILIASMDENHDNDSDKFWADIAKNRFEEIESKKVQTLNWNQIKQQVLS; encoded by the coding sequence ATGACTAAAATCATGAATAGAGTTTTACAAGATATACAAATATTATCTTCAAATGAAAAAAATGATTTAATGAAAATTCTTATTGCATCTATGGATGAAAATCATGATAATGATTCCGATAAATTTTGGGCAGATATAGCTAAAAATAGATTTGAAGAAATAGAATCAAAAAAAGTTCAAACTCTAAATTGGAATCAAATAAAACAACAAGTTTTATCTTAA
- a CDS encoding nitrogen fixation protein NifQ, with protein MRDLSVMEKQVLKLLQEHANSDYSKNDLAPWIAKTSLQLGHLYSDLGLSSRKEMGELMTKHFSSLAKLKPEDKRWKKYLYDCIGKTAPACATCLDISNCFNCSLNPEKMEKSC; from the coding sequence ATGAGAGATTTATCTGTAATGGAAAAGCAAGTTTTAAAATTGCTTCAAGAACATGCAAATAGTGATTATTCAAAAAATGACCTAGCTCCTTGGATTGCTAAAACTTCTTTACAACTAGGACATTTGTATTCAGACCTAGGTTTATCAAGTAGAAAAGAGATGGGAGAGTTAATGACTAAACACTTTAGCTCTTTGGCTAAATTAAAACCAGAAGATAAAAGATGGAAAAAGTATCTTTATGATTGTATAGGAAAAACAGCACCTGCTTGTGCTACTTGTTTAGATATTTCTAATTGTTTTAATTGTTCTTTGAATCCAGAAAAAATGGAGAAATCATGTTAA
- a CDS encoding NifU family protein encodes MKKDLDYYLGLPYPIESYFGEHEVGDAYLVQYIDFDIKASSEDYDEALLLAKEYLKEHIKKQLELNNPLPNPKEGIRFMEHRMALEAYKNKDFKKAHDIWIEESKSKNDQAMANLGLMYLKGEGVEKDYSKAKEWFEKASIYDNDSANFNLALMYQTKIGVEEDIEKAIDYYRRAVHKNHIQAAFRLALLLLKDRTNIDGVKEGFSCMLKAAKAGHVMATVQLTGVNKDLVEDAQLNKSFRQKSFEDQLEIINDALERFIRPILKKDGGNLLLIDYTNEPDIELKLAYQGACVGCSIASTGTYEMIRNTIEQIIDKKVRIYVL; translated from the coding sequence ATGAAAAAAGATTTGGATTATTATCTTGGTTTACCTTATCCTATTGAGAGTTACTTTGGGGAGCATGAAGTAGGAGATGCTTATTTGGTGCAATATATTGATTTTGATATAAAAGCATCTAGTGAAGATTATGATGAAGCTTTATTATTAGCTAAAGAGTATCTAAAAGAGCATATAAAAAAACAGCTAGAATTAAATAATCCACTTCCAAATCCAAAAGAAGGTATAAGATTTATGGAACATAGAATGGCCCTTGAGGCGTATAAAAATAAAGATTTTAAAAAAGCACATGATATTTGGATTGAAGAATCTAAAAGTAAGAATGACCAAGCAATGGCAAATTTAGGTTTAATGTACCTAAAAGGTGAAGGTGTAGAAAAGGATTATTCAAAGGCAAAAGAATGGTTTGAAAAAGCTAGTATATATGATAATGACTCAGCAAATTTCAATTTAGCTTTGATGTACCAAACTAAAATTGGTGTAGAAGAAGATATTGAAAAAGCTATTGATTATTATAGACGAGCTGTGCATAAAAATCATATTCAAGCAGCTTTTAGATTAGCTTTGCTTCTATTAAAAGATAGAACAAATATTGATGGGGTAAAAGAAGGTTTCTCTTGTATGTTAAAAGCTGCAAAGGCTGGCCATGTAATGGCAACTGTTCAATTAACAGGAGTGAATAAAGATTTAGTAGAAGATGCACAGTTAAATAAATCTTTTAGACAAAAGAGTTTTGAAGATCAACTTGAAATTATAAATGATGCCCTTGAAAGATTTATAAGACCTATTTTGAAAAAAGATGGTGGAAATTTACTTTTAATAGATTATACAAATGAACCTGATATAGAATTAAAACTTGCATATCAAGGTGCTTGTGTTGGTTGTTCTATTGCTTCAACTGGAACTTATGAAATGATTAGAAATACTATTGAGCAAATCATAGATAAAAAAGTGAGGATTTATGTATTATGA
- a CDS encoding CCE_0567 family metalloprotein gives MVSHEEEKELKKELAKYKRKVVEIAGVVHDIVEDTIWTDYVKLPKLSEDINTAMKEVISFQEKHPYLK, from the coding sequence ATGGTATCGCACGAAGAAGAAAAAGAGTTAAAAAAAGAATTGGCAAAATATAAAAGAAAAGTTGTGGAAATTGCAGGTGTTGTTCATGATATTGTAGAAGACACTATTTGGACTGATTATGTGAAATTGCCAAAATTAAGTGAAGACATAAATACTGCTATGAAAGAAGTTATTTCATTTCAAGAAAAACATCCATATTTAAAGTAG
- a CDS encoding YbfB/YjiJ family MFS transporter has protein sequence MNRLLDRNDNLSIIIAGIFAIIIGLGVARFAFTSLIPSMLVNHLDITFAGILASLNFAGYLSGSLLSIFIKDINQKVLLFRFGVVLAITSTLALALNSNDTVWIVARILAGFAGAMTFVVGSAIVMTKLQMESKTKAMGIHFSGIGFSILTTDLINRYVLSSGGSWQDSWLVLAIFAFVISIYSVYILSFDKKVKQNVVKHGFDKSIFTFFVVLLIIVYFAEGVGFVVQGTFLPDIINNLPGLEGYGNITWTIVGLAGIPSCIIWMRLAHKYGSVNIIIIALLIQTLGILIPTMTSNLYLNLLSGVFFGGTFVGLVALFMNLGGQLAKSNPVVLMGALTTSYGIGQVIAPLYSVYLIDKFGNYDYALYLTAFIVLGGVVLLLFAKKFETHKI, from the coding sequence ATGAATAGATTACTTGATAGAAATGACAATTTAAGTATTATCATCGCAGGAATATTCGCAATAATTATTGGACTAGGAGTTGCTAGATTTGCATTTACTTCACTGATTCCAAGTATGTTAGTAAATCACTTAGATATTACCTTTGCAGGTATTTTAGCATCATTAAATTTTGCAGGTTACTTAAGTGGCTCACTTTTATCTATATTCATAAAAGATATAAATCAAAAAGTACTTTTATTTAGATTTGGTGTTGTTTTAGCAATAACTTCAACACTTGCCTTAGCTTTAAATTCAAATGACACTGTTTGGATAGTAGCTCGAATTTTAGCAGGATTTGCAGGTGCCATGACTTTTGTGGTTGGATCTGCAATTGTTATGACAAAATTACAAATGGAAAGTAAAACAAAAGCTATGGGTATCCACTTCTCTGGTATTGGTTTTTCTATTTTAACAACTGATTTAATAAATAGATATGTTTTAAGTTCAGGTGGATCATGGCAGGATTCATGGTTGGTTTTAGCTATTTTTGCCTTTGTAATATCAATTTATTCTGTTTACATATTGTCTTTTGATAAAAAAGTAAAACAAAATGTCGTAAAACATGGCTTTGATAAATCAATATTTACATTTTTTGTAGTATTACTTATTATAGTATATTTTGCAGAGGGTGTTGGATTTGTTGTTCAAGGAACATTTTTACCTGATATTATTAATAATCTTCCAGGACTAGAAGGTTATGGAAATATTACATGGACGATAGTTGGTCTTGCTGGAATTCCTTCTTGTATTATTTGGATGAGATTAGCTCATAAATATGGAAGTGTAAATATCATAATTATTGCATTACTTATTCAAACCCTTGGTATTTTAATTCCTACAATGACAAGTAACTTGTATTTAAACCTTTTAAGTGGTGTTTTCTTTGGGGGAACCTTTGTGGGACTTGTTGCACTTTTTATGAATCTTGGTGGGCAACTAGCAAAATCAAATCCTGTTGTTTTAATGGGAGCACTTACAACTTCATATGGAATAGGACAAGTTATAGCTCCACTTTATAGTGTATATCTAATTGATAAATTTGGTAATTATGATTATGCATTATATTTAACAGCATTTATTGTTTTAGGTGGAGTGGTTTTACTTTTATTTGCTAAAAAATTTGAAACACATAAAATATAA